Within the Nitrospirota bacterium genome, the region TGTTGTCTGTAACGATAACATCAAACCACTCCGGGTTCTTTACAAACCACATTGTTATGGCATCTACATGGGCATAATCCGTCTTTATATCGGGATACTCATTTGCAACTTCATAAAACACCCTTTCCCATAGATCAAAGGCATAGGTCAGGACATTGGTCTTTCCGCACAGGGTGAGTTTTTTATCCTTATTGCGTCTCTTACAATACTCAAAGGCATAGCGGATACATCTTTCGACACCCATGCGGGTGTTTATGGACTCTTGTATCGCAATCTCATGTGGGGTACCCTTCCTTAAAAAACCACCCGCACCTGCATAGAAACCCTCTGTATTTTCCCTGACAACCACAAAATCTATGTCTTCTGGCTTCTTGTCTTTCAGAGGGCAGTCAACTCCTGGATAGAGTTTGACAGGTCTGAGGTTTATATACTGGTCGAGTTCGAATCGTAGTCTTAGTAATATGCCCTTTTCAAGGATGCCGGGTTTTACATCGGGATGACCTATAGCTCCAAGATAAATAGCATCAAAGCCTCTTAGTTCATCTATTGCTGAATCAGGTAGAACCTCTCCTGTCCTTAGATACCTTTCCCCACCAAAGTCAAAATATGTGAAGTCAAGTTTAAGGTTATCCCTTTCGGATACTGCATTGAGAACCTTCAGCCCTTCCCTGATTACTTCAGGGCCTGTCCCATCACCTGGAACAACTGCAATCTTATAAGATTTCATTTGTATTTTTCCTTTTTAACTTTCAACTCTTAACTCTCAACTTTCAACTTCCGTCCCACCCATTCCATCAACCCTCCTGCCATTATCAACTCCTGCATAAAGGGAGGAACAGGTTTTGCGTTGTACTGCTTATCTTTTGTAAGATTAATGATAATTCCGCTGTCTGCATTGACTTCAACTACATCGCCTTCGTTTATATTATTAGATGCCTCTTCTGACTCGAATATTGGTAGCCCCATATTAAAAGCATTCCTGTAAAATATCCTTGCAAATGACCTCGCAATAACACATGAAACACCTGCAGCCTTTATCGCAATAGGTGCATGCTCCCTTGAGGAACCGCAGCCGAAGTTTTTCCCAGCGACGATAATATCACCTTTATTCACTTTCTTTACAAATTCAGGAACAACATCCTCCATACAGTGGGCTGCAAGTTCCAGAGGCTCGATTGTATTGAGATACCTTGCAGGTATAATATCATCGGTATTTATATCATCACCGAACTTCCATGCCTTGCCTTTTAAAATCATCTCAGTTCCTCTGGACTGGCGATTCGCCCAAGTACTGCTGATGCTGCCGCAACCGCAGGATTGCTGAGGTAGACCTCACTTTCAGGATGCCCCATCCTTCCAACAAAGTTTCTGTTCGTTGTGGCAATCGCTCTTTCACCATTTGCGAGTATTCCCATATGTCCTCCAAGACAGGGACCGCATGTTGGTGTACTTACAGCGGCGTCAGCATCAAGGAATGTCTCGATAAGCCCTTCATTAATTGCCTGTCTGTAAATCCTCTGGGTCGCAGGTATAACTATTAGCCTTACATAAGGATGCACTTTTCTGCCTCTGAGTACCTCTGCAACAATCCTGAGATCCTCAAGTCTTCCGTTTGTGCATGAGCCTATAAATGCCTGGTCAATCGTAATATTAGAAAGTTTACCAACAGGCTTTACATTAGAAGGAAGAGGTGGACATGCAACCAGTGGTTCAAGACCTGTGCAATCGTACTCCCTTATATCTGTATACCTTGCATCTATATCGCTCTGATAGAATTTATAGCCTTTTTTCTTTATTGACTCTGGACTGAAGACTATCGACTGTTTTACATACTCTTCTGTAATCTTATCAGGTGCAATAATGCCATTTTTGCCACCCGCTTCTATTGCCATGTTACACATGGTAAGCCTTCCCGCCATATCAAGGGCGTCTATAACCTCACCCGCAAACTCCATCGCCATGTAAAGTGCACCATCAACACCGATATCTCCGATGACATGGAGTATAAGGTCTTTACCTCCAACCCATTTTTTCAAATGTCCTCTGTAAATG harbors:
- the leuC gene encoding 3-isopropylmalate dehydratase large subunit produces the protein MGMTITEKILAAHCGKELVEPGELINANVDIILANDITAPIAIKEFKKSGAKKVFDNNGVVLIPDHFAPNKDIASAEQCKILRDFAKEQKLNLYFEVGRMGIEHALLPEQGIVLPGDLVVGADSHTCTYGGLGAFSTGVGSTDVAAAMITGELWFRVPESMKFIYRGHLKKWVGGKDLILHVIGDIGVDGALYMAMEFAGEVIDALDMAGRLTMCNMAIEAGGKNGIIAPDKITEEYVKQSIVFSPESIKKKGYKFYQSDIDARYTDIREYDCTGLEPLVACPPLPSNVKPVGKLSNITIDQAFIGSCTNGRLEDLRIVAEVLRGRKVHPYVRLIVIPATQRIYRQAINEGLIETFLDADAAVSTPTCGPCLGGHMGILANGERAIATTNRNFVGRMGHPESEVYLSNPAVAAASAVLGRIASPEELR
- a CDS encoding 3-isopropylmalate dehydrogenase, which translates into the protein MKSYKIAVVPGDGTGPEVIREGLKVLNAVSERDNLKLDFTYFDFGGERYLRTGEVLPDSAIDELRGFDAIYLGAIGHPDVKPGILEKGILLRLRFELDQYINLRPVKLYPGVDCPLKDKKPEDIDFVVVRENTEGFYAGAGGFLRKGTPHEIAIQESINTRMGVERCIRYAFEYCKRRNKDKKLTLCGKTNVLTYAFDLWERVFYEVANEYPDIKTDYAHVDAITMWFVKNPEWFDVIVTDNMFGDIITDLGAMIQGGMGIAAGGNISPDGVSMFEPIGGSAPKYAGKNMINPLAAICAGGMMLEHLGEEESAIAIEKAVMEVTGKHLKSLSAGKMGHTTTEVGDLVVKNLT
- the leuD gene encoding 3-isopropylmalate dehydratase small subunit, translating into MILKGKAWKFGDDINTDDIIPARYLNTIEPLELAAHCMEDVVPEFVKKVNKGDIIVAGKNFGCGSSREHAPIAIKAAGVSCVIARSFARIFYRNAFNMGLPIFESEEASNNINEGDVVEVNADSGIIINLTKDKQYNAKPVPPFMQELIMAGGLMEWVGRKLKVES